A section of the Apostichopus japonicus isolate 1M-3 chromosome 1, ASM3797524v1, whole genome shotgun sequence genome encodes:
- the LOC139959475 gene encoding protein-glutamine gamma-glutamyltransferase K-like isoform X1, with amino-acid sequence MPGNRGSRQGRQRRVGNKREERSGADEGRLLEEIGPTGRRLVIYEYRGRRFDVTKFFDLNPIVPEPPPSTPKQLQVDSVDLKLTENRTAHFTAKYEVTDLILRRGQEFKIALKLNRPFKKGDDVISVEFRTGNHPLISKGTLVHAQVVDKFEPNKWGYKIETANGNDLLLTVKSAVNCSVGEYQLDILTHVLKDEEKKDEYRKQLAAKVYLLFNPWCKDDTVYMESEEEKAEYVLNDVGYLYYGTSRYLGKMHWNFGQFDEDVFKCVLYLLEEHLDVEHRNNSVVMSRTMSAAVNVQDDGGVLHGRWDGEYTDGAKPTSWQGSVAILEQYMNTKESVKYGQCWVFSGVLTTVMRCLGIPTRSVTNFSSAHDTDRSVTIDECVDENDDMIDELNYDSVWNFHVWNDCWMARPDLPVGFGGWQAIDATPQETSEGIFQTGPASLNAIKQGLIYLPHDAPFVFAEVNADRVYWQCKRKYGDWDMTKIRTVTSDIGKNISTKAVLSAWRHDVTDQYKYPEFSSEERVAVRRAIQYGSRPEIVEDEVMTADVVCELTNKEVLMLGNDFEIEVNLKNNGTESRTVDLTCILQVCYYTGVRAGLIKKDKQSVTLSAGESKTAKVETTVSEYLDKLVEQSQFKVFVLGKVEETKQLLADQDDFRLETPDLQVKRVSQGAVRVGQAFKVSLSFTNPLNRKLTGCLFMTEGPGLSKANVDKFRDINPKEVINHEVTLTPRNPGQRAVLAEFDCDQFENVLGELQVDVQA; translated from the exons ATGCCTGGAAACAGAGGTAGCCGTCAAGGGAGACAACGTCGCGTAGGTAACAAACGTGAG GAAAGAAGCGGTGCAGATGAAGGTCGTCTGCTGGAGGAGATTGGACCGACAGGACGTCGACTCGTGATCTATGAATATCGAGGAAGACGTTTTGACGTCACTAAGTTCTTTGATTTAAATCCCATCGTGCCTGAACCACCACCATCAACTCCAAAACAACTGCAGGTCGATAGCGTTGACTTAAAACTAACAGAAAACCGCACAGCCCACTTTACCGCCAAGTATGAAGTCACTGACTTGATCCTGCGAAGAGGACAAGAATTCAAGATCGCTCTGAAGCTGAACCGGCCTTTTAAGAAAGGGGATGACGTCATTAGTGTGGAATTTCGCACAG GAAACCATCCGTTGATATCAAAGGGGACTTTGGTTCATGCGCAAGTTGTGGATAAGTTTGAACCAAACAAATGGGGTTACAAGATCGAGACAGCCAATGGGAACGACCTCCTACTGACTGTAAAAAGCGCCGTCAACTGTTCAGTTGGGGAGTATCAACTTGATATATTGACCCATGTCTTGAAGGACGAGGAGAAGAAAGACGAGTATCGCAAACAGTTGGCTGCGAAGGTGTATCTGCTCTTCAATCCTTGGTGTAAAGATGACACTGTTTACATGGAGAGTGAGGAAGAGAAAGCCGAGTATGTGCTAAATGACGTCGGCTACCTTTATTATGGGACGTCCAGGTACTTGGGCAAGATGCACTGGAACTTTGGTCAGTTCGACGAGGATGTCTTCAAGTGCGTGCTCTACCTTTTAGAGGAGCATCTTGACGTAGAACACCGCAATAACTCGGTGGTGATGAGTCGCACGATGTCTGCCGCTGTCAATGTGCAAGATGACGGCGGCGTACTCCATGGTCGATGGGACGGAGAATATACTGACGGGGCAAAACCGACATCGTGGCAAGGGAGTGTTGCCATTCTGGAGCAGTATATGAACACGAAGGAGTCCGTGAAGTACGGACAGTGCTGGGTGTTTTCAGGAGTACTCACCACGGTGATGCGGTGTCTTGGTATTCCCACTAGGAGCGTCACCAACTTCTCTTCTGCCCACGACACCGACCGCAGTGTCACCATCGACGAGTGCGTTGACGAAAACGATGACATGATTGACGAGCTTAATTACGACTCGGTGTGGAACTTCCATGTTTGGAATGACTGCTGGATGGCAAGACCTGATCTACCAGTGGGCTTTGGAGGATGGCAAGCAATTGACGCCACGCCACAAGAAACTAGCGAAG GTATTTTTCAAACCGGGCCTGCTTCACTCAACGCAATTAAACAAGGTCTGATTTACCTTCCACACGACGCCCCCTTTGTATTTGCTGAAGTAAACGCCGATCGTGTCTACTGGCAATGTAAGCGAAAGTACGGCGACTGGGATATGACCAAAATCCGTACGGTGACCTCCGACATAGGGAAAAACATCTCCACCAAAGCTGTTTTGTCTGCATGGCGGCACGATGTCACTGACCAGTACAAGTACCCTGAAT TCTCTAGTGAAGAGAGGGTTGCAGTCCGTCGAGCAATCCAATACGGAAGCAGACCTGAGATTGTAGAAGACGAAGTGATGACAGCTGACGTAGTTTGCGAACTAACCAACAAAGAAGTTTTGATGTTGGGTAATGACTTTGAAATAGAAGTCAATTTGAAGAACAACGGTACGGAGAGCAGAACTGTCGACTTGACATGTATTCTGCAAGTCTGTTATTATACAG GTGTACGGGCTGGACTAATCAAGAAGGATAAGCAATCTGTGACTCTGTCCGCTGGTGAGAGCAAGACTGCAAAAGTCGAAACTACTGTCTCGGAGTATCTCGATAAACTGGTCGAGCAGTCTCAGTTTAAAGTCTTTGTACTCGGCAAAGTTGAG GAAACCAAACAACTGCTAGCAGATCAGGATGATTTTCGTCTGGAAACGCCTGACTTACAAGTGAAGAGAGTTTCTCAGGGAGCAGTGAGAGTTGGTCAGGCATTTAAAGTCTCCTTGAGTTTCACTAATCCACTTAACAGGAAGCTGACAGGATGCCTATTCATGACTGAGGGCCCTGGCCTTTCTAAAGCTAATGTAGACAAATTTAG GGATATCAACCCGAAGGAAGTTATAAACCACGAAGTTACTCTGACACCTCGTAACCCGGGGCAACGGGCTGTACTAGCCGAGTTTGACTGTGATCAGTTTGAGAACGTCTTGGGAGAGTTACAAGTAGATGTGCAGGCGTAA
- the LOC139959475 gene encoding protein-glutamine gamma-glutamyltransferase K-like isoform X2 — MDLLLLLPCWNGSSERSGADEGRLLEEIGPTGRRLVIYEYRGRRFDVTKFFDLNPIVPEPPPSTPKQLQVDSVDLKLTENRTAHFTAKYEVTDLILRRGQEFKIALKLNRPFKKGDDVISVEFRTGNHPLISKGTLVHAQVVDKFEPNKWGYKIETANGNDLLLTVKSAVNCSVGEYQLDILTHVLKDEEKKDEYRKQLAAKVYLLFNPWCKDDTVYMESEEEKAEYVLNDVGYLYYGTSRYLGKMHWNFGQFDEDVFKCVLYLLEEHLDVEHRNNSVVMSRTMSAAVNVQDDGGVLHGRWDGEYTDGAKPTSWQGSVAILEQYMNTKESVKYGQCWVFSGVLTTVMRCLGIPTRSVTNFSSAHDTDRSVTIDECVDENDDMIDELNYDSVWNFHVWNDCWMARPDLPVGFGGWQAIDATPQETSEGIFQTGPASLNAIKQGLIYLPHDAPFVFAEVNADRVYWQCKRKYGDWDMTKIRTVTSDIGKNISTKAVLSAWRHDVTDQYKYPEFSSEERVAVRRAIQYGSRPEIVEDEVMTADVVCELTNKEVLMLGNDFEIEVNLKNNGTESRTVDLTCILQVCYYTGVRAGLIKKDKQSVTLSAGESKTAKVETTVSEYLDKLVEQSQFKVFVLGKVEETKQLLADQDDFRLETPDLQVKRVSQGAVRVGQAFKVSLSFTNPLNRKLTGCLFMTEGPGLSKANVDKFRDINPKEVINHEVTLTPRNPGQRAVLAEFDCDQFENVLGELQVDVQA, encoded by the exons ATGgatcttctccttcttcttccttGTTGGAATGGTTCTTCG GAAAGAAGCGGTGCAGATGAAGGTCGTCTGCTGGAGGAGATTGGACCGACAGGACGTCGACTCGTGATCTATGAATATCGAGGAAGACGTTTTGACGTCACTAAGTTCTTTGATTTAAATCCCATCGTGCCTGAACCACCACCATCAACTCCAAAACAACTGCAGGTCGATAGCGTTGACTTAAAACTAACAGAAAACCGCACAGCCCACTTTACCGCCAAGTATGAAGTCACTGACTTGATCCTGCGAAGAGGACAAGAATTCAAGATCGCTCTGAAGCTGAACCGGCCTTTTAAGAAAGGGGATGACGTCATTAGTGTGGAATTTCGCACAG GAAACCATCCGTTGATATCAAAGGGGACTTTGGTTCATGCGCAAGTTGTGGATAAGTTTGAACCAAACAAATGGGGTTACAAGATCGAGACAGCCAATGGGAACGACCTCCTACTGACTGTAAAAAGCGCCGTCAACTGTTCAGTTGGGGAGTATCAACTTGATATATTGACCCATGTCTTGAAGGACGAGGAGAAGAAAGACGAGTATCGCAAACAGTTGGCTGCGAAGGTGTATCTGCTCTTCAATCCTTGGTGTAAAGATGACACTGTTTACATGGAGAGTGAGGAAGAGAAAGCCGAGTATGTGCTAAATGACGTCGGCTACCTTTATTATGGGACGTCCAGGTACTTGGGCAAGATGCACTGGAACTTTGGTCAGTTCGACGAGGATGTCTTCAAGTGCGTGCTCTACCTTTTAGAGGAGCATCTTGACGTAGAACACCGCAATAACTCGGTGGTGATGAGTCGCACGATGTCTGCCGCTGTCAATGTGCAAGATGACGGCGGCGTACTCCATGGTCGATGGGACGGAGAATATACTGACGGGGCAAAACCGACATCGTGGCAAGGGAGTGTTGCCATTCTGGAGCAGTATATGAACACGAAGGAGTCCGTGAAGTACGGACAGTGCTGGGTGTTTTCAGGAGTACTCACCACGGTGATGCGGTGTCTTGGTATTCCCACTAGGAGCGTCACCAACTTCTCTTCTGCCCACGACACCGACCGCAGTGTCACCATCGACGAGTGCGTTGACGAAAACGATGACATGATTGACGAGCTTAATTACGACTCGGTGTGGAACTTCCATGTTTGGAATGACTGCTGGATGGCAAGACCTGATCTACCAGTGGGCTTTGGAGGATGGCAAGCAATTGACGCCACGCCACAAGAAACTAGCGAAG GTATTTTTCAAACCGGGCCTGCTTCACTCAACGCAATTAAACAAGGTCTGATTTACCTTCCACACGACGCCCCCTTTGTATTTGCTGAAGTAAACGCCGATCGTGTCTACTGGCAATGTAAGCGAAAGTACGGCGACTGGGATATGACCAAAATCCGTACGGTGACCTCCGACATAGGGAAAAACATCTCCACCAAAGCTGTTTTGTCTGCATGGCGGCACGATGTCACTGACCAGTACAAGTACCCTGAAT TCTCTAGTGAAGAGAGGGTTGCAGTCCGTCGAGCAATCCAATACGGAAGCAGACCTGAGATTGTAGAAGACGAAGTGATGACAGCTGACGTAGTTTGCGAACTAACCAACAAAGAAGTTTTGATGTTGGGTAATGACTTTGAAATAGAAGTCAATTTGAAGAACAACGGTACGGAGAGCAGAACTGTCGACTTGACATGTATTCTGCAAGTCTGTTATTATACAG GTGTACGGGCTGGACTAATCAAGAAGGATAAGCAATCTGTGACTCTGTCCGCTGGTGAGAGCAAGACTGCAAAAGTCGAAACTACTGTCTCGGAGTATCTCGATAAACTGGTCGAGCAGTCTCAGTTTAAAGTCTTTGTACTCGGCAAAGTTGAG GAAACCAAACAACTGCTAGCAGATCAGGATGATTTTCGTCTGGAAACGCCTGACTTACAAGTGAAGAGAGTTTCTCAGGGAGCAGTGAGAGTTGGTCAGGCATTTAAAGTCTCCTTGAGTTTCACTAATCCACTTAACAGGAAGCTGACAGGATGCCTATTCATGACTGAGGGCCCTGGCCTTTCTAAAGCTAATGTAGACAAATTTAG GGATATCAACCCGAAGGAAGTTATAAACCACGAAGTTACTCTGACACCTCGTAACCCGGGGCAACGGGCTGTACTAGCCGAGTTTGACTGTGATCAGTTTGAGAACGTCTTGGGAGAGTTACAAGTAGATGTGCAGGCGTAA
- the LOC139959596 gene encoding uncharacterized protein, translated as MACPSPWKDIADTFFECSICLDLFKEPKLLPCLHRFCKQCLEPILEGQVGTFECPLCKDICKIPNNRIDGFKTDFHMKSMLQFIQLQKTIENEEERECVGCEEKLKVTAYCFKCKDFLCEKCYRFHLTNKMVADHRENVLALKDVEGKSLTLEKLASLKEAPRCHTHPEHMAQLCCCTCGNLPVCLTCTYGKHKGHDLQDVANVSKEEREKLQKELKELVKRKENVTRLTDKINKVNAELTSIVADTKRKWKTQYEDRTRKLKNKKEKEKKEFNRFKAVLEERSKKKLKELESEMEEKIRKIREDYDRMIKINTRESKEKEETKRNEMENRVLKIDETMNKLDAVMNERNKTIEEQQQRKLRETQNLSDLCNQWVNKFENMSTIASSVLESHNHWTDAQCIPDIRAASEPLVEDIMKDFTGKESLSDITIDDLPMLCLDKVDISDNVETVLDVDVTKADGFHLNGITSTGSGYIVVSGCLSREHSFTTVINRQGRQIRHDKIDKVKGSSLYPNRHCAALSRDKIASVCESNQVGVYNIHDGSFTQNDITSLLDNIKTMKAKVATCITTDPKRGHIIVGTFIGSLFIFDEELKFIRALKLPEVIKCSRDILYHEGVLLICDIDRKCTCAVAMDTSKKEAELLYELPKPGFGGNIWYPWSICADRAGFVYILWHSTGKRIITQYSQDGQQLLTTKRTKDTAECMTTLMTEEGEKLLVATYHSRKIFSYGLVSISQCSLL; from the coding sequence ATGGCCTGCCCATCGCCCTGGAAAGACATCGCAGATACATTTTTcgaatgttcaatttgtttggatCTGTTTAAAGAACCGAAACTATTACCCTGTCTACATAGATTTTGTAAACAATGTCTGGAACCTATACTAGAAGGACAGGTTGGAACGTTTGAATGTCCTCTTTGTAAAGATATCTGTAAAATACCAAACAATAGGATAGATGGATTCAAGACTGACTTCCATATGAAAAGTATGCTGCAGTTTATTCAGCTTcagaaaacaattgaaaatgaagaagagaGGGAATGTGTTGGCTGTGAAGAGAAGTTAAAGGTTACAGCATACTGTTTTAAGTGCAAAGATTTTCTTTGTGAAAAGTGCTATCGATTTCACTTGACCAACAAGATGGTTGCTGATCATCGGGAAAATGTATTAGCTCTGAAAGATGTTGAGGGAAAGAGCCTTACACTAGAAAAACTTGCATCATTAAAGGAAGCTCCTAGGTGCCATACTCACCCAGAACACATGGCTCAGTTGTGTTGTTGTACTTGTGGAAACCTCCCCGTTTGTTTGACATGTACGTACGGaaaacacaaaggtcatgacctaCAAGACGTTGCGAATGTTtcgaaagaagaaagagagaagttGCAGAAGGAATTGAAAGAACTTGTAAAACGGAAAGAAAATGTAACCCGCTTAACTGAtaagataaacaaagtaaatgCAGAACTTACATCAATCGTTGCTGATACAAAAAGGAAATGGAAAACGCAGTACGAAGATCGGACCAGGAAGTTAAAgaataagaaagagaaagaaaagaaagaattcaACAGATTCAAAGCAGTTCTTGAAGAaaggagtaaaaaaaaattgaaagaattagaatcagaaatggaagagaaaattagaaaaataagaGAAGATTACGACAGGATGATTAAAATTAATACTAGGGAatcaaaagaaaaagaggaaaccaaacgaaatgaaatggaaaacaGAGTATTAAAGATTGACGAAACAATGAACAAACTTGATGCAGTAatgaatgagagaaataaaacaatagaagaaCAACAGCAACGCAAGCTTAGAGAAACACAAAACTTATCAGATCTTTGTAACCAATGGGtcaataagtttgaaaatatgtctACTATAGCTTCGAGTGTCCTTGAATCACATAACCACTGGACTGACGCACAGTGTATTCCTGATATAAGAGCTGCGAGTGAACCTCTGGTTGAGGATATAATGAAAGATTTTACAGGAAAGGAATCTTTATCTGATATAACAATTGATGATTTACCAATGTTGTGTCTTGATAAAGTAGATATATCGGATAATGTAGAAACTGTTCTTGATGTTGATGTGACCAAAGCTGATGGGTTTCATTTAAATGGTATAACAAGTACTGGATCCGGTTACATCGTCGTCTCTGGGTGTTTATCGCGTGAACATTCATTTACCACTGTCATAAACAGACAAGGACGTCAGATTCGTCATGACAAGATAGATAAAGTCAAAGGGAGCTCTCTTTATCCCAATCGTCACTGTGCTGCTTTATCACGTGATAAGATAGCTTCGGTTTGTGAATCCAATCAGGTTGGTGTTTATAATATTCATGATGGGTCCTTTACTCAAAATGACATCACGTCCCTCCTTGATAATATCAAAACGATGAAGGCGAAGGTTGCGACTTGTATAACTACTGATCCTAAACGTGGCCACATCATTGTAGGTACATTTATTGGATCGCTGTTCATATTTGATGAAGAATTGAAGTTCATTCGAGCTCTGAAGCTGCCAGAGGTTATAAAATGCTCAAGAGATATCCTTTATCATGAAGGCGTTCTGCTGATATGCGATATAGACAGGAAATGTACATGTGCTGTTGCCATGGATACATCTAAAAAGGAGGCAGAGTTACTATACGAGCTTCCCAAACCAGGTTTTGGCGGAAATATTTGGTATCCTTGGAGTATATGTGCAGACAGGGCAGGTTTTGTATACATCTTGTGGCATAGTACTGGAAAACGTATCATCACACAGTACAGTCAAGATGGTCAGCAGTTGTTGACAACCAAACGGACAAAAGATACAGCAGAGTGTATGACAACTTTGATGACAGAGGAGGGAGAGAAGCTACTTGTAGCTACATATCATTCAAGAAAGATATTTTCTTATGGTCTGGTGAGTATATCTCAGTGTTCCTTACTTTAA